TTCGGCAACGAGGAGCAGAAGAAGAAATACCTCCCACCACTTGCCAAGGGAGAGAAAATCTGCGCAGCCTGCTACACCGAGCCTCAGGCGGGAAGTGATGTAGCGGGCATAAAAACCAGAGCCGACAAGGATGGGGACGAATACGTGATCAACGGAACAAAGATGTTCATAACAAACGGAACCATAGCGGACTACTACATCGTCCTCGCCAGAACCGATCCTAACCCGCCAAAGAGACACCACGGCATGTCCGTCTTTATTGTTGAGAAGGACATGCCGGGAGTTCAGGCGAACAAGCTGAAAAACAAGCTCGGCATCAGGGCGAGCGATACTGCTGAAGTGGTCTTCAAGAACGTCAGAGTGCCGAAAGAGAACCTGATCGGCCAGGAAGGGCAGGGCTTCTACCAGACGATGATGTTCTTCAACGTGACAAGAATTCCTGTTGCCTTCCAGGCAGTAGGTCTGGCTCAGGGAGCTTTTGAACTCGCCTACCACTACGCCAGAAACAGAGAGGTATTTGAAAGAAAGCTCGCCGACTTCCAGGTCACGCAGGAAAAACTTGCCAAGATGAGAACGGAGCTTGAGGCTGCGAGACTGCTCGCCTACCAGGCGGCATTCTTCCAGGACAAGATGGGCATGCCCGATCCCGGTTTGACTGCGATGGCCAAATACTACACAGCCAGGGTTGCCCAGTTCATAGTCCACGAAGCTCTGCAGATCCACGGCGGTTACGGATTCATGGGCGAGCAGGCGATAAGCAGGTTCTACAGGGATGCAAGAATTCTTGAGATCTACGAGGGTACGAGGGAGATCGAGCTTGAGGTCATTGGCAGATCACTGCTCGGCAAGATACCCTCAAGGCTGGGTACGGTGAGGAAGCATCCATTGATGTAAAAA
This genomic interval from Archaeoglobus neptunius contains the following:
- a CDS encoding acyl-CoA dehydrogenase family protein — encoded protein: FGNEEQKKKYLPPLAKGEKICAACYTEPQAGSDVAGIKTRADKDGDEYVINGTKMFITNGTIADYYIVLARTDPNPPKRHHGMSVFIVEKDMPGVQANKLKNKLGIRASDTAEVVFKNVRVPKENLIGQEGQGFYQTMMFFNVTRIPVAFQAVGLAQGAFELAYHYARNREVFERKLADFQVTQEKLAKMRTELEAARLLAYQAAFFQDKMGMPDPGLTAMAKYYTARVAQFIVHEALQIHGGYGFMGEQAISRFYRDARILEIYEGTREIELEVIGRSLLGKIPSRLGTVRKHPLM